The following are from one region of the Rhizobacter sp. AJA081-3 genome:
- a CDS encoding nicotinate-nucleotide--dimethylbenzimidazole phosphoribosyltransferase has translation MSVNRSLITPTANPLLEQALREKLQRRSETTGSLGELEPLAIRLGLIQNTLKPRFRSPQIVLFASDHGLAVDGIGIPGRASTAKLVARLLGSQLPVSVFARIQGLELSVVDCGVAEPVAPHARLLARKIAHGTRSSRATMAMSLDQAHAAIRAGMEIADSLPGNVIACAGIGVGAHESAALVLSRLADANLRDLLMSGPSMRPEDLNHLVNVLQGAQTRHKDAQDPVEVLASFGGFEMAMMVGVMLVAGSKRHLVIADGMTACAALMVASRIAPAVTDYCVYCRSHNHHGLDRALSLFQATALLELGMESTDGTGATLAWPLVRSAAALLTEVAEGEDPGPSQPMPMNMATGASAP, from the coding sequence ATGTCGGTCAATCGATCCCTGATCACCCCCACGGCCAATCCGCTGCTCGAGCAGGCCCTGCGCGAGAAGCTGCAGCGGCGCAGCGAGACGACCGGCAGCCTGGGCGAACTCGAACCGCTGGCCATCCGCCTGGGCCTGATCCAGAACACGCTGAAGCCGCGTTTCCGCTCCCCGCAGATCGTGCTTTTCGCTTCCGACCATGGCCTGGCGGTCGATGGCATCGGCATCCCGGGGCGCGCCTCGACAGCCAAGCTGGTGGCACGCCTTCTCGGCTCGCAGCTGCCCGTGTCGGTTTTCGCCCGCATCCAGGGCCTCGAGTTGTCGGTGGTCGACTGCGGCGTGGCCGAGCCGGTGGCGCCGCACGCCCGCCTGCTGGCGCGCAAGATCGCCCACGGCACGCGGAGCTCGCGCGCCACGATGGCCATGTCGCTCGACCAGGCCCACGCGGCGATCCGCGCCGGCATGGAGATCGCCGATTCGCTGCCGGGCAATGTGATCGCCTGCGCCGGCATCGGTGTCGGAGCGCACGAGAGCGCGGCGCTCGTGCTGTCGCGGCTGGCCGACGCCAACTTGCGTGACCTGCTGATGTCCGGCCCCAGCATGCGACCCGAGGACCTGAATCACCTCGTCAACGTCTTGCAGGGCGCGCAGACACGCCACAAGGACGCGCAGGACCCGGTCGAGGTGCTGGCTTCCTTCGGTGGCTTCGAGATGGCCATGATGGTCGGCGTGATGCTCGTTGCCGGCAGCAAGCGGCACCTGGTGATCGCGGACGGCATGACGGCCTGCGCCGCGCTGATGGTGGCGTCACGCATCGCTCCGGCCGTCACCGACTATTGCGTCTACTGCCGCAGCCACAACCACCACGGACTCGACCGCGCGCTGTCACTGTTCCAGGCCACGGCGCTGCTGGAGTTGGGCATGGAAAGCACCGACGGCACCGGTGCCACACTGGCCTGGCCGCTGGTGCGCAGTGCCGCCGCCTTGCTGACCGAGGTGGCTGAGGGCGAGGACCCCGGACCGTCGCAGCCGATGCCGATGAACATGGCCACCGGCGCTTCCGCGCCCTGA
- a CDS encoding type II secretion system protein N: protein MLVRPQPAPAYAVAVGESVAMRGDLSRILGATASAAAEKAAPAPELASRFKLLGVMAGKQSSGSGFALIAVDAKPARAYPVGARVDGEMVLQAVSLRTASIGPSQGSPAVTLEVPMLPAPATGTLPSAGDGVKFGAAALPPPAPAPMVAPPPAPLPLPAPVAGRPALPGAPSSLPDQAPLPTVLPGGGSRVPGLNNR from the coding sequence ATGCTCGTGCGTCCCCAGCCGGCGCCCGCGTATGCCGTGGCTGTCGGCGAATCGGTCGCGATGCGCGGTGACCTGTCGCGCATTCTTGGCGCCACTGCCTCGGCGGCAGCGGAAAAGGCCGCGCCGGCCCCCGAACTGGCGTCGCGCTTCAAGCTGCTGGGTGTGATGGCCGGCAAACAATCCAGCGGTTCCGGCTTCGCTCTGATTGCCGTCGATGCCAAGCCGGCACGTGCCTACCCGGTGGGCGCCCGCGTCGACGGCGAGATGGTTCTGCAGGCCGTCAGCCTGCGCACCGCCTCGATCGGGCCATCGCAAGGCAGCCCTGCAGTGACGCTCGAGGTGCCCATGCTGCCCGCGCCGGCCACCGGAACGCTTCCCTCCGCGGGCGACGGCGTGAAGTTCGGAGCTGCGGCCTTGCCGCCTCCGGCCCCCGCACCGATGGTCGCACCGCCACCCGCGCCGCTTCCCTTGCCGGCGCCGGTGGCGGGCCGGCCCGCCCTTCCGGGCGCGCCATCGAGCCTGCCCGACCAGGCACCGTTGCCGACGGTATTGCCGGGCGGCGGCTCGCGCGTGCCGGGGCTGAATAACCGCTGA
- the gspG gene encoding type II secretion system major pseudopilin GspG, producing MSSSVQHIRPRMARGFTLIELMVVLVIIGVLAALIVPNVLDRADDARVTAARTDVNNLMQALKLYRLDNQRYPTSEQGLQALVVKPTAGAIPPNWKPYLEKLPNDPWGRPYQYASPGLKGDIDVFSFGADGVLGGDGKDAEIGSWQ from the coding sequence ATGTCTTCTTCCGTGCAACACATCCGGCCGCGCATGGCGCGCGGTTTCACGCTGATCGAACTGATGGTGGTGCTGGTGATCATCGGCGTGCTGGCGGCGCTGATCGTCCCCAACGTGCTCGACCGCGCCGACGACGCGCGCGTCACCGCGGCGCGCACCGACGTCAACAACCTGATGCAGGCCCTCAAGCTCTATCGCCTCGACAACCAGCGCTACCCGACCAGCGAGCAGGGCCTGCAGGCGCTGGTGGTCAAGCCGACCGCCGGGGCCATCCCGCCGAACTGGAAGCCCTACCTGGAGAAGTTGCCCAACGATCCCTGGGGCCGCCCCTACCAGTACGCCAGCCCGGGGCTGAAGGGTGACATCGACGTGTTCAGCTTCGGCGCCGATGGCGTACTCGGCGGCGACGGCAAGGACGCCGAGATCGGTTCCTGGCAGTGA
- a CDS encoding Tfp pilus assembly protein FimT/FimU, which translates to MRARQAGFTLIELLVVVALIAIASSVVSLAMRDPASTRLEHEAARLAALLESARAEARASGLAARWEPRAEQADTPGFRFIGLPESSDLPSRWLGEGVSAEVVGARAVVLGPEPLIGRQRIVLRLDAQRLTLATDGLGPFTVADSEAAP; encoded by the coding sequence GTGCGAGCGCGACAAGCCGGCTTCACGCTGATCGAACTGCTGGTCGTGGTGGCGCTGATCGCCATCGCCAGCAGCGTGGTGAGCCTGGCCATGCGCGACCCGGCCAGCACACGACTCGAGCACGAGGCCGCGCGCCTGGCCGCGCTGCTCGAATCGGCGCGCGCCGAGGCCCGCGCCTCCGGGCTCGCGGCGCGCTGGGAGCCGCGCGCCGAGCAGGCCGACACGCCGGGCTTTCGCTTCATCGGCCTGCCCGAGTCCTCCGACCTGCCCAGCCGCTGGCTCGGCGAAGGCGTCAGCGCCGAGGTGGTCGGCGCGCGTGCGGTGGTGCTGGGCCCCGAGCCGCTCATCGGCCGCCAGCGCATCGTGCTGCGGCTGGACGCGCAGCGTTTGACACTCGCCACCGACGGCCTCGGCCCCTTCACGGTGGCCGACAGCGAGGCCGCGCCGTGA
- the gspI gene encoding type II secretion system minor pseudopilin GspI: MTRRDREHGFTLIEVLVALTIVAVTLGAGIKAAGALTGNAQRLADVTAAQWCADNQLTGLRLAKQFPSVGDGDFGCEQLGRNFQGKLIIRPTPNPNFRRVDAQIANDAGEPVLTLSTILGRY; this comes from the coding sequence GTGACCCGCAGAGACCGCGAACACGGCTTCACGCTGATCGAGGTTCTGGTCGCCCTGACCATCGTGGCGGTGACATTGGGCGCGGGCATCAAGGCCGCCGGCGCGCTGACCGGCAACGCGCAGCGGCTGGCCGACGTGACTGCCGCGCAATGGTGTGCCGACAACCAGCTCACCGGGCTGCGGCTGGCCAAGCAGTTTCCCAGCGTGGGCGATGGCGACTTCGGCTGCGAGCAGCTCGGCCGCAACTTCCAGGGCAAGCTGATCATCCGGCCCACACCCAACCCGAACTTCCGCCGGGTCGATGCGCAGATCGCCAACGACGCTGGCGAGCCGGTGCTGACCTTGTCCACCATCCTCGGCCGCTACTGA
- a CDS encoding prepilin-type N-terminal cleavage/methylation domain-containing protein gives MDRSRGFTLVEVLVALVIMALMAGMAWQGVDGIVRTRDASQKQLEQTLRLNTVLAQWQTDLAAVQDTGAVPPLVFDGATLRMTRSVPDGVQVVVWSMRPQGTANAWERWASPAVTGSAALQDSWFTSQQLQGGEPGQLRTLEGLSQWQVYFFQGNSWSNAQSTGNVAVPAPAAAASAAAPRQALPSGVRVVLTFAAGSGLNGTLTRDSLLGP, from the coding sequence ATGGACAGGTCGCGCGGCTTCACGCTGGTCGAGGTGCTGGTGGCGCTGGTCATCATGGCGCTGATGGCGGGCATGGCCTGGCAGGGCGTGGACGGAATCGTGCGCACGCGCGACGCCAGCCAGAAGCAGCTCGAGCAGACGCTGCGCCTGAACACCGTGCTGGCGCAGTGGCAGACCGACCTCGCCGCGGTGCAGGACACCGGCGCCGTGCCGCCGCTGGTGTTCGACGGCGCCACGCTGCGCATGACGCGCAGCGTGCCCGACGGCGTGCAGGTGGTCGTCTGGTCGATGCGGCCGCAGGGCACGGCCAATGCCTGGGAGCGCTGGGCCAGCCCGGCGGTCACCGGCAGCGCCGCGCTGCAGGACAGCTGGTTCACCAGCCAGCAGCTGCAGGGCGGCGAGCCGGGGCAGCTGCGAACGCTCGAAGGCTTGTCGCAGTGGCAGGTGTACTTCTTCCAGGGCAATTCCTGGAGCAACGCGCAGTCCACCGGCAACGTGGCCGTGCCGGCACCTGCCGCGGCGGCCAGTGCGGCCGCGCCGCGGCAGGCGCTGCCTTCGGGGGTTCGGGTCGTGCTGACCTTCGCAGCGGGCAGCGGGCTGAACGGTACGCTGACCCGTGATTCCCTGCTGGGGCCCTGA
- the gspK gene encoding type II secretion system minor pseudopilin GspK, giving the protein MKRHAPQRERGAALLTALIIVTLVVTLAASMVWQQWRAVQVEAAERARMQSAWILNGALDWARLILREDARSGRPTALTEPWATPLAEARLSTFLAVDKSNTDDAPDAFLSGSIADEQARYNLANLVDNNGKTLAAELEALERLCQTVGVSTDVAARIASGLRDARTPPTQGGSSPLLPRSVAQLTWLGIDAGTITLLQPYVTLLPVRTPVNVNTASREVLASVVKGMDLATAERLVQMRQRDPFKTLGSVETQVPGLGPLNPQQLAVTSSYFEVRGRLRLEDRMLEQRSLVERRGLDMLVLQREQVSTREGVRS; this is encoded by the coding sequence ATGAAGCGGCACGCTCCCCAGCGAGAACGTGGCGCGGCACTGCTCACGGCGCTGATCATCGTCACGCTGGTGGTCACGCTCGCTGCGTCGATGGTCTGGCAGCAATGGCGCGCCGTGCAGGTCGAGGCGGCCGAGCGTGCGCGCATGCAGTCGGCCTGGATCCTCAACGGGGCGCTCGACTGGGCACGCCTGATCCTGCGCGAAGACGCCCGCTCCGGCCGGCCCACCGCCCTCACCGAACCCTGGGCCACGCCGCTGGCCGAGGCACGCCTGTCGACCTTCCTGGCCGTCGACAAGAGCAACACCGACGACGCGCCCGACGCCTTCCTCTCCGGCAGCATTGCCGACGAACAGGCGCGCTACAACCTCGCCAACCTGGTCGACAACAACGGCAAGACCCTGGCGGCCGAACTGGAGGCACTCGAGCGCCTGTGCCAGACGGTCGGGGTCTCCACCGACGTCGCCGCGCGCATCGCCAGCGGCCTGCGCGACGCCCGCACGCCGCCCACGCAGGGCGGCAGCTCGCCGCTGCTGCCGCGCAGCGTGGCGCAGCTCACCTGGCTGGGCATCGACGCCGGCACCATCACGCTGCTCCAGCCCTACGTGACCCTGCTGCCGGTGCGAACGCCGGTGAACGTGAACACGGCGTCGCGCGAGGTGCTGGCGTCGGTCGTCAAGGGCATGGACCTGGCCACGGCGGAGCGGCTGGTGCAGATGCGCCAGCGCGATCCCTTCAAGACGCTCGGCTCGGTCGAGACCCAGGTGCCCGGGCTCGGCCCGCTGAACCCGCAGCAGCTCGCGGTGACGTCGAGCTACTTCGAGGTGCGCGGTCGGCTGCGTCTGGAAGACCGCATGCTCGAGCAGCGCTCGCTGGTCGAGCGCCGCGGGCTGGACATGCTGGTGCTGCAGCGCGAGCAGGTATCCACGCGCGAGGGTGTCCGCTCGTGA
- the gspL gene encoding type II secretion system protein GspL, which yields MSILVIQIPERQRLSARGGPDAQTPVSGLGTEYAYVSSPDGLVMSAQGECSAALLPKASTVVAMLADTDVSWHRITLPKAPAARLRAALVGVLEESLLDDADEVHLAVAPDATAGQPTWVAAVDRRWLRAELAVLEKADVFVDRIVPSSWPDDPPSGHFAETRTTAAGPDQGVMLHWAHADGVASIRLQGGLPRALIPRPAPAGTRWSATPGAAASAEQWLGMPVNVMARPERALQAARSLWNLRQFDLAQRTRGARALRDGLRRLASPQWRPVRLGLVALVVAQIVGLNLWAWHQRSTIEARKVALQGVVRAAFPRVSDLDIQRDAAAVMQREVQTLRAVAGKAGDADLEPMLMAAAAAWPTDRPPAEMLRYETGRLTLGAAGWTEPQIAQFRGMLQTSGWQVDANGTQLVMSRARPGTRS from the coding sequence ATGTCCATCCTCGTCATCCAGATTCCCGAACGCCAGCGCCTGAGTGCGCGCGGCGGCCCCGACGCGCAGACGCCGGTCTCGGGCCTGGGCACCGAATACGCCTACGTCAGCAGCCCCGACGGCCTGGTGATGAGCGCGCAAGGCGAGTGCAGCGCGGCGCTGCTGCCCAAGGCCAGCACGGTGGTGGCGATGCTCGCCGACACCGACGTGAGCTGGCACCGCATCACCCTGCCCAAGGCACCGGCGGCGCGCCTGCGCGCCGCGCTGGTGGGCGTGCTCGAGGAATCGCTGCTCGATGACGCCGACGAGGTGCACCTGGCCGTGGCGCCCGACGCCACCGCCGGTCAACCCACCTGGGTGGCCGCCGTCGACCGCCGCTGGCTGCGCGCCGAACTCGCCGTGCTCGAGAAGGCCGATGTCTTCGTCGACCGCATCGTGCCTTCGTCGTGGCCCGACGATCCGCCCAGCGGCCACTTCGCCGAGACGCGCACCACGGCCGCCGGCCCCGACCAGGGCGTGATGCTGCATTGGGCCCATGCCGACGGCGTGGCCAGCATCCGGCTGCAGGGCGGCCTGCCTCGCGCGCTGATTCCGCGGCCCGCGCCGGCAGGTACACGCTGGAGCGCCACGCCAGGCGCGGCCGCATCGGCCGAACAATGGCTGGGCATGCCGGTCAACGTGATGGCGCGCCCCGAACGCGCGCTGCAAGCTGCGCGCAGCCTGTGGAACCTGCGCCAGTTCGACCTCGCGCAGCGCACCCGCGGTGCCCGCGCGCTGCGCGACGGCCTGCGCCGCCTGGCCAGCCCGCAGTGGCGCCCGGTGCGCCTGGGCCTGGTGGCGCTGGTGGTCGCGCAGATCGTCGGGCTGAACCTGTGGGCCTGGCACCAGCGCAGCACGATCGAGGCGCGCAAGGTGGCGCTGCAAGGCGTGGTGCGCGCCGCGTTCCCGCGCGTCAGCGACCTCGACATCCAGCGTGACGCCGCCGCCGTGATGCAGCGCGAGGTGCAGACGCTGCGCGCCGTGGCCGGCAAGGCCGGCGATGCCGACCTCGAGCCGATGCTGATGGCCGCCGCGGCCGCCTGGCCGACCGACCGGCCGCCGGCCGAGATGCTGCGCTACGAGACAGGCCGGCTCACGCTCGGCGCCGCCGGCTGGACCGAGCCGCAGATCGCTCAGTTCCGCGGCATGCTGCAGACATCGGGCTGGCAGGTCGATGCCAACGGCACGCAGCTCGTGATGTCGCGCGCCCGCCCGGGAACCCGTTCATGA
- the gspM gene encoding type II secretion system protein GspM: protein MSTKALALPPALTQWRERSRGYWRSRAPRERLALGAAGVAVGVLLVWLLFVQPAWRTLRDTPAQLDQLDAQLQQMQRLAAESQSLRGVAPVSQAQAAAALKSATDRLGDKARLSLQGERASLTLNGVSPEGLRGWLLEARSAARARPVEAQLTRGPQGYTGTLAVSLGTGGTP from the coding sequence ATGAGCACCAAGGCACTCGCCCTTCCCCCCGCGCTGACGCAGTGGCGCGAACGCAGCCGCGGCTATTGGCGCAGCCGAGCACCGCGCGAACGTCTGGCGCTCGGCGCCGCTGGCGTCGCCGTGGGTGTGTTGCTGGTCTGGCTGCTCTTCGTGCAGCCGGCCTGGCGCACGCTGCGCGACACGCCGGCGCAGCTCGACCAGCTCGACGCGCAACTGCAGCAGATGCAGCGCCTGGCCGCCGAGAGCCAGAGCCTGCGCGGCGTCGCCCCGGTGTCTCAGGCACAGGCCGCGGCGGCGCTGAAATCGGCCACGGACCGGCTCGGCGACAAGGCCCGCCTGTCTCTGCAGGGCGAGCGAGCGTCGCTCACGCTCAACGGCGTGTCTCCCGAGGGTCTGCGCGGCTGGCTGCTCGAGGCCCGAAGCGCCGCGCGCGCGCGGCCGGTCGAGGCCCAGCTGACGCGCGGCCCGCAGGGCTACACCGGCACACTCGCCGTGAGCCTGGGAACCGGAGGCACGCCATGA
- the gspN gene encoding type II secretion system protein N, whose protein sequence is MIGRRRKPRPWSNTAAATGWGESTFAEIAWDKSRGAATRWAVFGAFVGLLIGVVVFAPAAWLASAIASATGQHLLLADARGTVWSGSAVVVLTGGPGSRDASALPGRLDWTVGLKGLGLELRARHACCLNGTTSLTLRPGLGRVAVTLASNPGWIGQWPSAWLGGLGTPWNTMQMGGSVRLASPGLTVESVQGRWRLAGRADVDLLDVSSRLSTLDTLGSYRLTVAADPTGNGASQLTLSTQQGALQLSGNGSIGPTGVRFRGEARAAAGEEAPLTNLLNIIGRRDGARSVISIG, encoded by the coding sequence ATGATCGGCCGGCGCCGCAAGCCGCGGCCCTGGTCGAACACCGCGGCCGCCACCGGCTGGGGCGAATCGACCTTCGCCGAGATCGCCTGGGACAAATCGCGCGGCGCGGCCACCCGCTGGGCCGTGTTCGGCGCCTTCGTCGGCCTGCTGATCGGCGTGGTCGTGTTCGCACCGGCCGCCTGGCTGGCCAGCGCAATCGCCTCGGCCACCGGCCAGCACCTGCTGCTGGCCGATGCGCGCGGCACGGTGTGGAGCGGCAGCGCCGTCGTCGTGCTCACCGGCGGGCCCGGCAGCCGCGATGCCAGCGCCCTGCCCGGCCGGCTTGACTGGACGGTGGGACTCAAGGGCCTCGGCCTCGAACTGCGCGCCCGCCACGCCTGCTGCCTGAACGGCACCACTTCGCTGACGCTGCGCCCGGGCCTGGGCCGCGTCGCCGTGACGCTGGCCTCCAACCCGGGCTGGATCGGGCAATGGCCCAGCGCCTGGCTCGGCGGCCTGGGCACGCCCTGGAACACGATGCAGATGGGCGGCTCGGTGCGCCTGGCCTCGCCCGGCCTGACGGTGGAGTCGGTGCAGGGCCGCTGGCGCCTGGCCGGCCGCGCCGACGTGGACCTGCTCGACGTCTCCTCGCGCCTGTCGACGCTCGACACGCTGGGCAGCTACCGCCTGACGGTGGCGGCCGACCCCACCGGCAACGGTGCGTCGCAGCTCACGCTGTCGACGCAGCAGGGTGCGCTGCAACTCTCGGGCAACGGCAGCATCGGCCCGACCGGCGTGCGCTTTCGCGGCGAGGCCCGCGCGGCGGCCGGCGAAGAAGCCCCGTTGACCAACCTGCTGAACATCATCGGGCGGCGCGACGGCGCACGGTCCGTCATTTCGATCGGATGA
- the gspD gene encoding type II secretion system secretin GspD, which produces MKPLLPSGPLSRRVWPATLAATLLCAALVPPPAAFAQSPKARFSGEPVTLNFVNADIEAVSRAMGAILKQQFIVDPRVKGTVTLFSEQPISPREAYLNYLAALRGLGFTVVEVGGLFKVVPEADAKLQSGTVAVGETGRRGDQILTQVFKLNHENANNLVPVLRPLISPNNTINANPGNNSLVITDYADNLQRIGKIIAAMDTPAAGEVEVIPLRNAVAADLAPIVQRLSDSTGTAAVPGAPAGGATSSVIADSRNNSLLVKAGSPARMASIRSLVERLDQPMQGSAAAGNVWVVHLKNADATKLAQVLRAAVAGSGGGGSTSTSPTQATPATQPAVTAGGASPQATAPVSASAGPSTGGFIQADPSTNSLIITAAEPMYRQLRAMIEQLDSRRAQVYIESMIVEVSGDNAADFGFQWQGLLGSSGDKYGVAAGTNFNAANSSSNNIVSLSGALAGGTLTAPSQGLNIALLKNYGGTYALAAVARLLQSQTNTNIVSTPNLITLDNEEAKIIVGSNVPFVTGQFTNTGTATTSPFQTIERKDVGITLRIKPQIGEGGTIRMTIFQESSSVSDKVAPGTSNAGPSTDKRSIESTVVVDDGAILVLGGLIEDKFTENKTKVPLLGDLPLVGGLFRSATRTKTRTNLMVFLRPVIMRDAEAASRMSLDRYDLIRAMQKDAQPAPSLVMPINESPVLPPRGSPSVAPAASAP; this is translated from the coding sequence ATGAAGCCACTCCTGCCTTCGGGCCCTCTCTCGCGCCGTGTCTGGCCGGCCACGCTGGCCGCCACGCTGCTGTGCGCCGCGCTCGTGCCGCCACCTGCCGCCTTCGCGCAATCGCCGAAGGCGCGTTTCTCCGGCGAGCCGGTGACGCTGAACTTCGTCAACGCCGACATCGAGGCGGTGTCGCGCGCGATGGGCGCGATCCTCAAGCAGCAGTTCATCGTCGACCCGCGCGTCAAGGGCACGGTCACGCTGTTCAGCGAGCAGCCGATCTCGCCGCGCGAGGCCTACCTGAACTACCTGGCCGCGCTGCGCGGCCTGGGCTTCACGGTGGTCGAGGTCGGCGGCCTGTTCAAGGTGGTGCCCGAGGCCGACGCCAAGCTGCAGTCCGGCACGGTGGCGGTGGGCGAGACCGGCCGCCGCGGCGACCAGATCCTCACGCAGGTGTTCAAGCTCAACCACGAGAACGCCAACAACCTCGTGCCGGTGCTTCGCCCGCTGATCAGCCCGAACAACACCATCAACGCCAACCCGGGCAACAACTCGCTGGTCATCACCGACTACGCCGACAACCTGCAGCGCATCGGCAAGATCATCGCGGCCATGGACACCCCGGCCGCCGGCGAAGTGGAGGTGATCCCGCTGCGCAATGCCGTCGCGGCCGACCTCGCGCCGATCGTGCAGCGCCTGTCCGATTCGACCGGCACGGCCGCCGTGCCGGGCGCCCCCGCCGGCGGAGCCACCAGTTCGGTGATCGCCGACTCGCGCAACAACAGCCTGCTGGTCAAGGCCGGCAGCCCGGCGCGCATGGCCAGCATCCGCTCGCTGGTGGAGCGGCTGGACCAGCCGATGCAGGGCTCGGCCGCGGCAGGCAACGTCTGGGTCGTGCACCTGAAGAATGCCGACGCCACCAAGCTGGCGCAGGTACTGCGTGCCGCCGTCGCCGGCAGCGGCGGCGGTGGATCGACGTCGACCTCACCCACGCAGGCCACCCCGGCCACGCAGCCCGCCGTGACCGCCGGCGGCGCCTCGCCGCAGGCCACCGCGCCGGTGAGCGCCAGCGCCGGCCCGTCCACCGGCGGCTTCATCCAGGCCGACCCGTCGACCAACTCGCTGATCATCACCGCCGCGGAGCCGATGTACCGGCAGCTGCGCGCGATGATCGAGCAACTCGACTCGCGCCGTGCACAGGTCTACATCGAGAGCATGATCGTCGAGGTGTCGGGCGACAACGCCGCCGACTTCGGCTTCCAGTGGCAGGGGCTGCTGGGCAGCAGCGGCGACAAGTACGGCGTGGCCGCCGGCACCAATTTCAACGCCGCCAACTCGTCGAGCAACAACATCGTCTCGCTGTCCGGCGCGCTTGCCGGCGGCACGCTCACCGCGCCCAGCCAGGGCCTGAACATCGCGCTGCTGAAGAACTACGGCGGCACCTACGCACTGGCCGCGGTGGCGCGCCTGCTGCAGAGCCAGACCAACACCAACATCGTCTCGACACCGAACCTGATCACGCTCGACAACGAGGAAGCGAAGATCATCGTCGGCAGCAACGTGCCTTTCGTCACCGGCCAGTTCACCAACACCGGCACCGCGACGACCAGCCCGTTCCAGACCATCGAGCGCAAGGACGTCGGCATCACGCTGCGCATCAAGCCGCAGATCGGCGAAGGCGGCACGATCCGCATGACGATCTTCCAGGAGTCCTCCAGCGTCAGCGACAAGGTCGCGCCGGGCACCAGCAACGCCGGCCCGTCGACCGACAAGCGCTCGATCGAATCGACCGTGGTCGTCGACGACGGCGCGATCCTGGTGCTCGGCGGCCTCATCGAGGACAAGTTCACCGAGAACAAGACCAAGGTGCCGCTGCTGGGCGACCTGCCGCTGGTCGGCGGCCTGTTCCGCAGCGCCACGCGCACCAAGACGCGCACCAACCTGATGGTCTTCCTGCGCCCGGTGATCATGCGCGACGCGGAGGCCGCCTCGCGCATGTCGCTGGACCGCTACGACCTCATCCGCGCCATGCAGAAGGACGCGCAGCCTGCGCCGAGCCTGGTGATGCCGATCAACGAGTCGCCCGTGCTGCCGCCGCGGGGCTCGCCGTCGGTGGCTCCGGCCGCGTCGGCGCCCTGA